In Thermosphaera sp., a genomic segment contains:
- a CDS encoding DNA primase small subunit domain-containing protein translates to MSLRDQTSIVLRNIIRAYYRRRPLNPPSAIHKREIALESLEDKAYVRHLSFPSIDRLYDFILNKKTPLHLYYSSALYEYPDAQPMEAKAWSGSELIFDIDADAYEGCSDSYYVCVKENQVYRVKPESCKTGEKPLEISLIQWDCIKRALDDAFKLREILTVDLGFKDVRVFFSGNRGFHIRVSDDVVIPLNSEERRLIADYVSCSNLDMARIFPTYRTRRGEKILFTNIEFGLRRRVKLQAEKTGLLERERIKDREAFAINASDLSTLLSNECISIDKVVTMDVSRLSRFEGSLNCKAGLKVVEVSDPMKFSSLTYKDLSPFKGRISITPLVDFTGFPIYGSKIDLKKGLRMELDAEDALYLVFKGVAHIYGLKSLEVKT, encoded by the coding sequence ATGTCGCTCCGAGATCAGACTAGCATTGTTTTGAGAAATATCATCAGGGCTTATTATAGGAGGCGTCCTTTAAACCCTCCCTCCGCGATTCACAAGAGAGAAATAGCATTGGAGAGCCTAGAGGATAAGGCCTATGTACGGCATCTCTCTTTTCCATCAATCGACAGACTGTACGATTTCATTTTGAATAAGAAAACCCCTCTCCACTTATACTACTCCTCGGCCTTGTACGAGTACCCCGATGCACAACCCATGGAAGCGAAAGCCTGGTCCGGTTCCGAATTAATATTCGATATAGATGCTGACGCTTACGAGGGGTGTAGCGATTCATACTATGTCTGCGTGAAGGAGAATCAAGTATATCGTGTTAAGCCAGAGTCGTGTAAGACAGGCGAAAAACCCCTGGAGATATCGCTTATTCAATGGGATTGTATAAAGAGGGCGTTGGACGATGCCTTTAAACTAAGGGAAATCCTTACGGTAGACTTAGGTTTCAAAGACGTCAGAGTCTTCTTCTCAGGTAATAGAGGTTTTCACATTAGGGTTTCTGACGACGTGGTTATTCCCTTAAACAGCGAAGAGAGGAGGTTAATAGCTGACTATGTTTCCTGTTCAAACCTGGATATGGCGAGGATTTTCCCAACATACAGGACTAGAAGGGGAGAAAAGATACTGTTTACAAACATTGAGTTTGGACTGAGGAGAAGAGTCAAACTTCAAGCCGAGAAAACCGGGCTTTTAGAAAGAGAGCGTATTAAGGATAGGGAGGCTTTCGCGATAAATGCAAGCGACCTCTCAACCCTACTCTCGAATGAATGCATATCTATTGACAAGGTCGTTACGATGGATGTTTCAAGGCTTTCGAGATTTGAAGGGAGCTTGAACTGTAAGGCGGGATTAAAGGTTGTCGAAGTAAGTGATCCAATGAAGTTTAGCAGTTTAACCTACAAGGATCTTTCACCATTTAAAGGAAGAATTTCGATAACCCCTCTAGTCGACTTTACTGGCTTTCCTATATACGGGAGCAAAATCGACTTGAAAAAAGGCTTGAGAATGGAGCTAGACGCTGAAGACGCTTTGTATTTGGTTTTTAAAGGAGTAGCACATATATATGGATTGAAGTCCTTGGAGGTAAAGACTTGA
- the pcn gene encoding proliferating cell nuclear antigen (pcna) codes for MKLEFRDARVWRYSMISIAKIFDEASFQVDDSGVRLRALDPSNIVLVDFQYPRSAFTVFESRGNEYFGVNMDDFAKILKRATKGDELLLEKTADGRISVVFKGRGLRRFTIPNLDIPPQEIPELSLEFSARVKMLPKILKDVIKEMEPISDSILFEAVPEEEKLVVAASGDIAEARVELSVASGALLEFESTSPAKSRFTIDYLIDITSAAQVSEYVFVELSDNAPIKLEYGLPQEGKLTFYVAPRSD; via the coding sequence TTGAAACTAGAGTTCCGCGATGCAAGAGTGTGGAGATACTCGATGATTTCCATTGCCAAAATATTTGATGAGGCAAGCTTCCAAGTGGACGATTCAGGGGTGAGGTTGAGGGCACTGGATCCTTCGAACATAGTCCTCGTAGACTTTCAGTATCCAAGGTCTGCCTTCACAGTGTTTGAATCGAGAGGAAACGAATACTTCGGAGTCAACATGGATGATTTCGCGAAGATCCTAAAAAGAGCTACTAAGGGGGATGAGCTCCTTCTCGAGAAAACCGCTGATGGGAGAATATCAGTGGTTTTCAAGGGAAGGGGGTTGAGAAGATTCACGATCCCGAATCTCGACATTCCTCCTCAAGAAATACCTGAGCTTTCCCTGGAGTTTTCCGCAAGAGTTAAGATGCTTCCAAAAATTCTCAAGGATGTTATCAAGGAGATGGAACCGATCAGTGATTCCATCCTCTTCGAGGCGGTCCCCGAAGAAGAGAAATTAGTCGTGGCAGCATCGGGAGACATAGCTGAAGCCAGGGTTGAACTCTCTGTCGCGAGCGGTGCTCTCCTCGAGTTCGAATCAACCTCGCCGGCAAAGTCGCGGTTCACAATAGATTATTTGATCGATATAACGAGCGCGGCCCAAGTCTCCGAGTATGTTTTCGTAGAGTTATCTGACAATGCCCCCATCAAGCTCGAATATGGTCTACCGCAGGAGGGCAAGCTGACATTCTATGTCGCTCCGAGATCAGACTAG
- a CDS encoding transcription factor S, with product MVRFCPKCGGIMKPVKSSSMTELVCVKCGHRIKADEKVLEKYKVSSKIEHSTREKTIVTGDVDTSKLPVTKEVTCPKCGNHEAYYWMIQTRAADEPPTRFYKCVKCGHTWREYE from the coding sequence ATGGTTAGATTCTGTCCCAAGTGCGGGGGCATAATGAAACCGGTTAAATCGTCAAGTATGACAGAGCTCGTCTGTGTTAAATGTGGACATAGGATAAAGGCGGATGAAAAAGTCCTCGAGAAGTACAAGGTATCATCGAAGATCGAGCATTCAACAAGGGAGAAAACGATCGTCACAGGGGATGTAGACACGTCAAAGTTGCCTGTTACCAAGGAGGTAACATGTCCCAAGTGCGGTAACCATGAAGCATATTATTGGATGATACAGACCAGAGCGGCTGACGAGCCTCCTACTAGGTTTTATAAGTGTGTAAAATGCGGGCACACGTGGCGGGAATACGAGTGA
- a CDS encoding DNA-directed RNA polymerase subunit L: MEIEVLNKTPNHLAIRIKGEDHTLGNLLMKEALKHPKVAYASYRVPHPLRDEIEFIITVHEGADVGNVLREIVDKIKLDLNEFRRAVEDAVK; this comes from the coding sequence GTGGAGATAGAGGTTTTAAACAAGACTCCTAATCACCTGGCGATCAGGATTAAGGGTGAGGATCATACTCTTGGCAACTTGTTAATGAAGGAAGCGTTGAAGCATCCGAAAGTTGCCTATGCATCCTACCGTGTTCCACACCCCTTAAGGGATGAAATAGAATTCATAATCACGGTTCATGAAGGAGCAGACGTAGGGAATGTTTTGAGGGAGATAGTGGACAAGATAAAGCTAGACCTAAACGAGTTTAGAAGAGCCGTGGAGGACGCGGTGAAATGA
- a CDS encoding DUF2067 domain-containing protein, which yields MKRRFYVPCSHEECLELVQRISEKLPSIESIEYDIREGGMLIEMYGYSTDIKKAWRIIKESYPLSKTRAGRGMVKYALRTLVARTGKTFPPAVLVKLLTINKYEVQYSSDDEALYTNAGLEILLELINQIDVASSLVKNIVRGTAGKYYMTTILVATKMSVEEAVEKAIALGHLEPDENGGLTLKVEWSKGVDEFIKKYHGSPLFSM from the coding sequence GTGAAGAGGCGGTTCTACGTCCCCTGTAGCCATGAAGAGTGCCTCGAGTTGGTTCAGCGAATATCTGAGAAACTCCCTTCTATCGAATCCATAGAATATGACATCAGGGAGGGAGGAATGCTGATAGAAATGTATGGTTATTCAACGGATATTAAGAAAGCTTGGAGGATCATCAAGGAGAGCTATCCCCTGTCCAAGACCCGTGCTGGAAGAGGCATGGTCAAATATGCGCTGAGAACCCTGGTTGCACGAACGGGGAAAACGTTTCCACCAGCAGTACTAGTCAAACTACTAACTATTAATAAGTATGAAGTCCAATACTCTTCCGATGATGAAGCATTATACACTAATGCGGGCTTAGAGATTCTTCTCGAATTGATTAATCAAATAGATGTTGCGAGTAGCTTAGTTAAGAATATTGTAAGAGGGACGGCGGGAAAATACTATATGACAACCATACTTGTAGCCACAAAGATGAGTGTTGAAGAGGCGGTTGAGAAAGCAATAGCTCTCGGTCACTTAGAGCCTGATGAGAACGGTGGTTTAACGCTGAAGGTAGAGTGGAGTAAGGGGGTCGATGAATTTATAAAGAAATATCATGGATCCCCACTATTTAGCATGTGA
- a CDS encoding exosome complex RNA-binding protein Csl4: MSDAKVVLPGEVLGVEEEALPLQGVYVDRHGYLRSLIIGTAFMDKLRKTILVRPINKRELGLKPGMVVEAIVTSLSDDIAILNIYNANGMPVDFSGILHITQISSEYVRSMWDVLRPGDIIKARVINSNVPYQVTIKDPGLGVIMARCTNCGEVLYKVGEKLKCLSCKSEESRRIGVGYVYILR, encoded by the coding sequence TTGAGCGACGCTAAAGTGGTTTTACCCGGTGAGGTTTTAGGTGTCGAAGAGGAGGCTCTACCTCTTCAAGGCGTTTACGTTGACAGACATGGTTATCTCAGGTCCTTGATCATAGGGACAGCATTCATGGATAAGTTGAGGAAAACTATTCTCGTCCGCCCTATCAATAAGCGTGAACTCGGTTTGAAACCGGGTATGGTAGTTGAAGCAATTGTTACCAGCCTAAGTGACGATATTGCTATTTTGAATATTTACAACGCCAACGGGATGCCGGTCGATTTTTCAGGCATACTCCACATAACTCAGATATCAAGCGAATACGTTAGGTCAATGTGGGATGTGCTCAGGCCTGGAGACATAATAAAAGCCAGAGTAATAAACAGTAATGTACCATATCAGGTGACGATAAAGGACCCGGGGCTGGGTGTAATAATGGCTCGGTGCACCAACTGTGGAGAAGTGCTTTACAAGGTTGGAGAAAAGCTCAAGTGCCTCTCCTGTAAAAGCGAGGAGTCAAGGCGTATCGGAGTTGGATACGTGTATATTTTAAGGTGA
- a CDS encoding methyltransferase, with amino-acid sequence MVSVIDKKKVEMIISGIPSYRRLKRRLEQYPTPSWMVAHVLWSAFMNNDVEGKIVADLGCGDGRLLYASLILGAKLGVCVDVDEEVLKHAITVFNELFTEYTGRVLFIVGDVSRLSIDGVDTVVMNPPFGVVRGNRGLDLVFLRKALSLARSVYSIHKYSPGLVKILREVALSYNAELVSMEIMDFEIPMVFETHKSRIYRFKSLFIVLRKVNTVERR; translated from the coding sequence ATGGTGAGCGTGATAGATAAGAAGAAGGTCGAAATGATTATTTCCGGGATACCTAGCTACAGGCGTCTCAAGCGTAGGCTCGAGCAATATCCAACGCCCTCCTGGATGGTCGCCCACGTATTGTGGTCGGCCTTCATGAATAATGATGTTGAAGGAAAGATTGTGGCAGACCTGGGATGCGGCGATGGCAGGCTCCTATACGCGTCGCTGATACTTGGAGCTAAACTTGGAGTATGTGTTGATGTTGATGAGGAAGTACTAAAACACGCTATCACGGTATTCAACGAGTTGTTCACGGAGTATACGGGAAGAGTCTTATTCATCGTGGGAGACGTCTCCAGACTGAGCATTGACGGTGTTGACACGGTTGTCATGAATCCCCCTTTCGGTGTTGTTCGAGGAAACAGGGGTTTGGACCTGGTGTTCTTGAGGAAAGCTCTAAGCCTTGCTAGAAGTGTTTACAGCATTCACAAGTACTCTCCTGGGCTAGTGAAGATCTTAAGGGAGGTGGCGTTATCTTACAACGCCGAATTAGTGTCCATGGAGATCATGGATTTCGAGATTCCAATGGTTTTTGAGACTCATAAGTCAAGGATATATAGGTTTAAAAGCTTATTCATAGTTCTAAGGAAGGTGAACACTGTTGAGCGACGCTAA
- the dph2 gene encoding diphthamide biosynthesis enzyme Dph2: MNDFIERYNPRTLILHAPDGLKILYKCVENRIPEDIEIYYSSSPGYGACDIPLDEAEVIGADGIVHIGHLEYPLQPIPDLKVKILYLPAYYNRLLTEETLSTISTRLEEKSASSVTVSSTIVESKIRRQIHEYLSEKGFESTEILAPILGCMYAPLARFDSSVDAHILVAGGLFHHLGAFFSLKKPVISVDPYRQEVMDYTNEFKKYVSKRLFLVSKVKNAPYRTVGLVVGTRPGQHRPELVRFLGERAEKRGYKPYVISSAYLSVERLMAIDNSLGLDFYVVTSCPRLPIDDLGDFYKPVLTPGEFLMILNDKEEYAFPW; the protein is encoded by the coding sequence TTGAACGATTTTATCGAGAGATATAATCCGCGAACCCTCATCCTGCATGCACCGGATGGTTTGAAGATCCTATACAAGTGCGTAGAGAATAGAATTCCTGAGGATATTGAAATCTACTATTCTTCCAGTCCGGGATACGGGGCTTGCGACATACCGTTGGATGAAGCGGAGGTAATTGGGGCCGACGGCATTGTTCATATAGGACACTTAGAGTATCCTTTACAACCTATCCCAGACTTAAAAGTTAAGATCTTGTATCTTCCGGCATACTATAATCGCTTGTTAACCGAGGAGACTTTATCAACGATTTCAACGCGATTGGAAGAAAAATCTGCATCCTCAGTAACCGTTTCTTCAACGATAGTTGAGAGCAAGATTAGGAGGCAAATACACGAGTACCTCTCGGAGAAGGGGTTTGAATCAACCGAGATTCTAGCACCAATACTTGGATGCATGTATGCACCCCTTGCAAGATTTGACTCCAGTGTCGATGCACACATTCTAGTAGCTGGAGGGTTGTTTCATCATTTGGGAGCGTTCTTTTCCCTGAAAAAACCAGTCATCAGCGTAGACCCGTACAGGCAGGAGGTTATGGATTACACCAATGAATTCAAGAAATACGTTAGCAAGAGGCTCTTCCTAGTCTCCAAAGTCAAGAACGCTCCCTATCGAACGGTGGGTTTAGTCGTTGGAACTAGGCCGGGTCAGCACAGGCCAGAACTAGTAAGGTTTCTTGGAGAGCGAGCTGAGAAGAGAGGTTATAAACCCTATGTTATATCCTCAGCGTATCTCTCCGTGGAGAGATTGATGGCTATTGATAATTCACTAGGGCTCGACTTCTATGTTGTGACGAGCTGTCCAAGGCTCCCAATAGACGATCTTGGCGATTTCTACAAGCCAGTATTGACTCCAGGAGAATTCCTAATGATTTTGAATGATAAGGAGGAGTACGCATTTCCATGGTGA
- a CDS encoding 50S ribosomal protein L16, whose amino-acid sequence MPLRPARCYTHFSGPPYTRKEYIPGVPQPKISKFEMGNPKLDYDYEVTLVVEEPGQIRHNALEASRVMALKVLTTAAGENNFYLKVVKYPHHVIRENKMMAFAGADRLQDGMRLSFGKPIGTAARVFPGDAVITVKVKKEHLKTCKDALRIAGSKLPLPTRIVIRPLKEGLPPA is encoded by the coding sequence ATGCCTTTAAGACCTGCCAGGTGTTACACGCATTTCAGCGGTCCGCCTTACACGAGAAAAGAGTACATCCCCGGTGTTCCGCAACCGAAGATCTCCAAATTCGAAATGGGTAACCCTAAACTCGACTATGACTACGAGGTGACCCTTGTTGTCGAGGAGCCCGGCCAGATAAGGCATAATGCTCTGGAGGCTTCACGTGTCATGGCGTTGAAAGTGTTGACGACTGCTGCAGGCGAGAACAACTTCTACTTGAAAGTCGTCAAGTATCCACACCATGTTATCAGGGAAAACAAGATGATGGCTTTCGCTGGTGCTGACCGTCTTCAAGATGGTATGAGGCTCTCATTCGGGAAGCCTATTGGGACAGCGGCGAGAGTTTTCCCAGGCGACGCAGTGATCACCGTGAAAGTTAAGAAAGAACATTTGAAAACGTGTAAGGATGCTCTCAGAATAGCGGGAAGCAAGCTTCCACTGCCTACGAGAATAGTAATCCGTCCCTTGAAAGAAGGGTTGCCACCCGCGTAA
- a CDS encoding signal recognition particle protein Srp54, whose product MVFENLKESIAKFFKAEKYEDAVNEFIKDLQKELVKSDVNLNLAFEITKKIKERAISQEPPIGVSRKEWFLTIVYEELVKLLGGDVKPQVKPVKKPWVIMLVGLQGSGKTTTAAKLAYFYKLEGYRVGLVAADTFRPAAYDQLKQLGDQVGVPVYGNPSVKDAVSLAVTGVKYFVEKGFDLVVIDTAGRHHREEDLLEEMKMISNSVKPDEIILVIDGSIGQQAYNIARRFHETTPIGSIIVTKLDGTAKGGGALSAVAATGASIKFVGLGEKIEDFEIFKPSKLVGRVLGYGDIEGLVEKVKRIQLEFTEKDVEEFLEGKLNMRLVYKQLVSLRKMGPLRKILQMIPGLGVKVPFDVDPKELEGKLSKWLAIINSMTYEELDNPDIIDKSRLRRIARGAGVDIEDARELLKQYDMLKKLSKQLRKRRDLLKKLGEGFNVKGLQTM is encoded by the coding sequence ATGGTGTTTGAGAACCTCAAAGAATCTATTGCGAAGTTTTTCAAAGCTGAAAAATACGAGGATGCTGTTAACGAATTCATTAAGGATTTACAGAAGGAGTTGGTGAAATCTGATGTTAACTTGAACCTGGCTTTCGAGATCACTAAGAAGATAAAGGAGAGAGCTATCTCACAAGAACCCCCTATTGGTGTTTCAAGAAAAGAATGGTTTCTAACGATCGTTTACGAGGAGTTGGTGAAGCTTCTTGGGGGAGATGTGAAGCCTCAAGTAAAGCCCGTGAAGAAGCCGTGGGTGATAATGCTCGTAGGGCTCCAGGGGAGCGGGAAAACTACCACAGCGGCTAAGCTGGCATATTTCTACAAGCTGGAGGGTTACAGGGTTGGGTTGGTCGCCGCAGACACTTTTAGGCCTGCTGCATATGATCAGTTGAAACAACTAGGTGATCAAGTAGGCGTTCCAGTGTATGGGAATCCCTCGGTGAAGGATGCCGTCAGCTTGGCTGTCACGGGAGTTAAATACTTCGTGGAAAAAGGCTTCGACCTTGTAGTGATTGATACCGCGGGGAGGCACCATAGAGAGGAAGACTTACTCGAGGAAATGAAGATGATAAGTAATAGTGTTAAACCAGACGAGATTATATTGGTGATAGATGGCTCAATAGGTCAGCAAGCCTACAATATTGCTAGGAGGTTTCACGAAACAACCCCCATAGGATCCATTATAGTGACCAAGCTCGATGGAACAGCAAAGGGCGGGGGAGCCTTATCAGCTGTAGCCGCCACAGGGGCTTCAATAAAGTTCGTGGGTCTCGGAGAAAAGATTGAAGATTTCGAGATTTTTAAGCCTTCTAAGCTCGTGGGCAGGGTCCTAGGGTATGGAGACATAGAGGGGTTGGTCGAGAAGGTTAAGCGAATACAGCTAGAGTTTACTGAAAAAGACGTCGAAGAATTCCTTGAGGGTAAGCTAAACATGAGGCTGGTTTATAAGCAATTAGTGAGTTTGAGGAAAATGGGGCCGCTCAGGAAAATCCTCCAGATGATACCTGGTTTGGGAGTGAAGGTTCCCTTCGACGTTGACCCGAAGGAGCTTGAAGGTAAGCTCTCTAAATGGCTAGCTATCATAAACTCCATGACGTACGAGGAACTCGACAACCCCGACATTATAGATAAATCACGCTTGAGGAGGATTGCACGGGGAGCAGGGGTTGACATCGAGGATGCTAGGGAATTATTAAAACAATACGATATGTTAAAGAAGCTTAGCAAGCAACTTAGAAAGAGAAGAGACCTGTTGAAGAAACTGGGAGAAGGGTTCAATGTCAAAGGCTTACAAACCATGTAG